A window of Purpureocillium takamizusanense chromosome 13, complete sequence genomic DNA:
atggcgaggcggcaggcgTGTGGTGTAGGGCAGCCAATCGCCCCTCTAGCCGACGTCTTTGCCGGCTGaatctgtctgtctgtctggcatgttggtggtggtggtggtggtttcTGGACTGGGGGCGGGACTGGCTGGCGCCCGTCTGCTGGTGTTGAGTCGTCCATCTGTCGCACATGGCACTTATTGATCAATGGTGGTGTTGCCGCCATCATATGTCCACTTCGTCTCGTCTGCCTGTCGGCATGTCAGGCTGTCATTCACTCTTTTCCCCTCCTTGGGGCAAATCCGGGCTTCATCGATAGTTGGAGCTTCCAAGGAAGTAACATCGAACTCAGTTGTTGATCTCCCTTTACACTCCCGTATCAGGCTCACTGCTTCTCCGCCATCATGACCGTCACCGGCCTCATCAAGCCGCCTCCGGGCACGACCGCCATCCCCGCCGAGAGGCTGGACCGGCGGACCGACGAGGACATCGCCGCGtggctccagcagcgccacgagGTCGTCTCCGAGAAGAACGTGTGGGCGTTTTGGCACGCCGGCTTCGCCACCATGCCGGCCTGGTCGCGGCGCAACATCATCAACTGggtgcgccgcctcggcccgGACTGGACCGTCcacgtgctcgacgccgtcccgGGCTCGGAGACGAACGTGCGGCACCACTTGCTGCTccgtgatgacgacgacgacgacgaggacgtcgaggaggcggcggcgggcgtcgtgctcCCGCGCGCCTTCCGCGAGGGCACCATGGACGGACCGACCGTGGGGCAGCACCAGGCCGACCTCGTGCGCCTGCCGTTGCTCTAccagcacggcggcatcTGGATGGACGTCGGCATGATACTGTTtcggcacgtcgacgacatctgCTGGGACGCCATCATGgacccggcctcgccctACGAGGTCGCCGGCTTCACGATGCAGCTGCGCCCCGGCGTGGAGAGCATGATGAACAGCTTCATCGCGGCGAGAAAGGGCAAACCGTTCATCAAGCGCTGGCACGACATCTTCACCGCCGTCTGGGGCGACGCGACCAACGCGTACGCCGCCAGCTTCCACAAGCACCCGCTCCTCCGACCGATCCCGCTGCCCAAGCTCACCGCCGAGCAGCTCAACGCCCCCGAAGCCACCGTCAGCATGGAGTTTCTGGCCGACTACCTGACGCAGGTGCTCTGCTTTGAGCGTCTgcgccgggtcgtcgagccggGGGGCGTCGAAGGGTTCAACGGACCCGAGTACTACGCGACGCACGTCTTCCTTTTGTCGTCCATGACGGAGATGTACTACCTGCAGGGGGTGAGCTCGTGGCAGGGGCCGAGGGAGTTTGCGCTgctctcggcgacggcgacggcgacaggtggtggcagcggcggcggcgataaCGACAAAGACGAGGCAGATGAGGAGGcgttgcgcgacgaggcgcgcgccgtcgtcaaccacTTGCTCGCCAACACGGCCACCATGAAGCTCTCGCACGCCCCGCCAGGCGAGGTGCCGTTCCTCGCTGACATTTGGGGCCGGCCCGAGCATCGCGACGCGGATATCGCGAGGGACTCGTTTGGCGCCTACATGCGGTACGGCAGCGTGCACTTTGATCAGGATCGGGAGTTGAAGCCCATGaaggtcggcgtcgacacACAGGGGGCGCTGCGGATGGGGTTGCTGGAGgcaggagaggaggggcagggcgacgagtGAATGGGGGGACACTCTCGGTCGGCCGCCCTTTGATGCCTGATCTACCCCCCCATTATGATTACGGttaggggagggggatggtGACTGATGGGACGTCTCGGTGGGCGTGCTTACGACTCTTGTGCGGCGCTCACCACCAGACTAGACGTCAGCATCGCGGCCATATTCTGTGTACAGCTAGACGCGCGTGGTATTGCTGGCATATGAGAGGGGGACGACACGAAAGAAAACGGgtatactactactactactcaGTCTGTATCTCAATCCTGACCGCCACGACAGGCACAAACTCTGGCGCCCTCTCCATCTTGTCCCGAACCCACGGGTGACTGGCGTCGTACGTGGTGCGCGACGGAaacgccgcctccctctccgcctcgcccagctccccGTCCGCCCACAATTGCAGCCAGAAGCGCTCCACGGCGGGCCTGTGGTGGCGCTCCCACTGCACGCGCTCGCAGTTGAGGCACCGGCCCGGgtgcgtggtggtgccgccgccgccgctgccgccgttgccgccgttgccgtctcgcgacctcctcgtcctcctgcCGGCGTCGTAGTGGTAGCGCGGCAGGGAGGTGCGCGTTGGGCTCGTCTCGAGGCGCGtgagctgcgcgaggcggtCATCGTCGTACAGCCTTACGAGGTTGAGGGCGTCGGTCCAGCTagtgctggtgctgctgtctCTCGGAATCAGatgtgatggtggtggtgatgatgatgctggtggtggtggtgatgtcgtcaagtggtggtggtggcgcgacGCCCTCACTGGCACTTGCAGGGTCACGGGCTGGTCGCGAAAGTTGACAAACAGAgtccgcagcgccgcgcagcccTTGAGAAACGACCACCTGGCGAGCTGCCTGTGGCCGAACCGGTCGTTGGGGCTGTTGGGGCCGAGGAAGAGCGAGCATGGGTCTTGCCAGCAAACGGCGATGGACTCGGCGGTTTGGATgacgcccagcgccttgTCTGCGGTCCACGTCGCTGTTGTGACACCACCATGACCGTCTTGCAtcatcggcgcggcggcggctgctggctgtcGCTCGGTATTACTGCTACTGTTACCACTACCTCCATTgccacccccccttccaccGGGTCCCGGGTTATGGTgatggtagtggtggtggtggtggtggtggtggtgctgctgcggctgcggctgcggctgcggctgcggctctTGCGTAACGTACAGCAGATCATGCTCATGGATAAAGCCCGCTGCCACGTCCCCGTACTGTCTCGTGGCGGTACTACCAGCAATAGATGAagatggtgacggcgacggcgacgtgatGGTGGGGTTATCCATGTTGTTagccggcccctccccctcctcctcctcagtAGTAGGGGTGCCAGCAGGCCTGTCTCGTCGAAACAGGACGTTTGCACccccgccgaggacgacatgTCGCGCCGCACGACATACGGATGCGACCTGCGGCACAGGGAGCGGCGGATATCgcatgcccgcgccgccgtccgggGCGAACCCCCCGCTGCTGGGCAGCGCGTAGTGAACCCAGCGgcggggcacggcggcgcgccagatgagctcctgcagctcggcgggcaGACGGTGGAACTGGGGGAATGTTGAtggggatgatgatgatgatgacgatggctcGTTTTCCTCTTTGgggctgtcgccgtcgtccttgcaCCCCTCCTCATCGCACCTCTCTACGACGGACCACGCGGTGGGCACGTCTGGCGCCAGCTCCGTGATCAGCTCGCGGAGGACtatggtgttgttgttggatTTGCGTCGTTGATgtgggtggtgctgctgctgcccctgcccctgccgcTGTCCCCCGCGTTCGGGTTCCCTTCGCGCGTCGCGGAACCACACGTTGGCGGGGTGCGGGCATTGCTTGCCCGAACAGGCAGCTCGCTTGTACTTGCGGAGGACCTCGTTTAATGTGGGAGACTCGGGGTCGCGAAAgtcggacgaggacgaggggtcatgatgatgatgctggtcCATGATGCTGGTCCGgtgctcgtcctcctcctcatcctctacgtcgccgcctcgaagACGCTCCTTGGGCCCAGGCGACATGGTGACATGACGTTGGAGGGAAAACGTACGCAGAGGACCCGGCgaggttgttgttgtcggtcggtcggtcggtcgcggTCAAAGCAAAGGTATGTGGGTTCC
This region includes:
- a CDS encoding uncharacterized protein (antiSMASH:Cluster_13.1), which codes for MMAATPPLINKCHVRQMDDSTPADGRQPVPPPVQKPPPPPPTCQTDRQIQPAKTSARGAIGCPTPHACRLAMAKKQCARWTCAALALASAGSFIARLDWTDEHGMGWDNRDRRRGGVNNYIH
- a CDS encoding uncharacterized protein (COG:H~EggNog:ENOG503NX40~antiSMASH:Cluster_13.1), yielding MTVTGLIKPPPGTTAIPAERLDRRTDEDIAAWLQQRHEVVSEKNVWAFWHAGFATMPAWSRRNIINWVRRLGPDWTVHVLDAVPGSETNVRHHLLLRDDDDDDEDVEEAAAGVVLPRAFREGTMDGPTVGQHQADLVRLPLLYQHGGIWMDVGMILFRHVDDICWDAIMDPASPYEVAGFTMQLRPGVESMMNSFIAARKGKPFIKRWHDIFTAVWGDATNAYAASFHKHPLLRPIPLPKLTAEQLNAPEATVSMEFLADYLTQVLCFERLRRVVEPGGVEGFNGPEYYATHVFLLSSMTEMYYLQGVSSWQGPREFALLSATATATGGGSGGGDNDKDEADEEALRDEARAVVNHLLANTATMKLSHAPPGEVPFLADIWGRPEHRDADIARDSFGAYMRYGSVHFDQDRELKPMKVGVDTQGALRMGLLEAGEEGQGDE
- a CDS encoding uncharacterized protein (antiSMASH:Cluster_13.1) encodes the protein MSPGPKERLRGGDVEDEEEDEHRTSIMDQHHHHDPSSSSDFRDPESPTLNEVLRKYKRAACSGKQCPHPANVWFRDARREPERGGQRQGQGQQQHHPHQRRKSNNNTIVLRELITELAPDVPTAWSVVERCDEEGCKDDGDSPKEENEPSSSSSSSPSTFPQFHRLPAELQELIWRAAVPRRWVHYALPSSGGFAPDGGAGMRYPPLPVPQVASVCRAARHVVLGGGANVLFRRDRPAGTPTTEEEEGEGPANNMDNPTITSPSPSPSSSIAGSTATRQYGDVAAGFIHEHDLLYVTQEPQPQPQPQPQQHHHHHHHHHYHHHNPGPGGRGGGNGGSGNSSSNTERQPAAAAAPMMQDGHGGVTTATWTADKALGVIQTAESIAVCWQDPCSLFLGPNSPNDRFGHRQLARWSFLKGCAALRTLFVNFRDQPVTLQVPVRASRHHHHLTTSPPPPASSSPPPSHLIPRDSSTSTSWTDALNLVRLYDDDRLAQLTRLETSPTRTSLPRYHYDAGRRTRRSRDGNGGNGGSGGGGTTTHPGRCLNCERVQWERHHRPAVERFWLQLWADGELGEAEREAAFPSRTTYDASHPWVRDKMERAPEFVPVVAVRIEIQTE